A genomic stretch from Spiroplasma endosymbiont of Clivina fossor includes:
- a CDS encoding ABC transporter ATP-binding protein: protein MAKKRSSKKTENDKSIISLENNKALLTTIKENLKLQKKMTKACSKRILKGEIISTLGYKPDLKKFIIELHNVEKSYVMGEIEYKVLKGIDLKISRGEFVVILGPSGSGKTTLLNIISGLDKASTGDVFVDGHNLTLLKNRHLTDFRCNYVGFVFQNYNLLDTLSAKENAEVGENLAKNKKRVMTLEEIFVSIGMSAEMDKKPSQLSGGQQQRVSIARAIAKNPSILFCDEPTGALDEEMGRKVLEILLDINKKEKTTIVTVTHNPNIAQLADIVIHVRNGIIDELKVNKGPKKPKDIKWA, encoded by the coding sequence ATGGCAAAAAAGCGATCTTCAAAAAAAACGGAAAATGATAAGAGTATTATTTCATTAGAAAATAATAAAGCACTTTTAACAACGATTAAAGAAAATTTAAAGTTACAAAAGAAGATGACTAAAGCTTGTTCCAAAAGAATTTTAAAAGGTGAAATTATTTCTACCTTAGGTTATAAACCGGATTTAAAGAAATTTATTATTGAATTGCATAATGTAGAAAAATCTTATGTAATGGGAGAAATTGAATATAAAGTTTTAAAAGGGATTGATTTAAAAATTAGTCGTGGTGAATTTGTTGTTATCTTAGGACCTAGTGGTAGTGGGAAAACAACATTATTAAATATTATTTCTGGTTTAGATAAAGCTTCAACTGGTGATGTTTTTGTTGATGGTCATAACTTAACATTATTAAAAAATCGTCATTTAACTGATTTTCGTTGTAATTATGTTGGGTTTGTTTTTCAAAATTATAATTTATTAGATACTTTAAGTGCTAAAGAAAATGCTGAAGTTGGGGAAAACTTAGCTAAAAATAAAAAGCGGGTAATGACATTGGAAGAAATTTTTGTATCAATTGGTATGTCAGCAGAAATGGATAAAAAGCCTTCGCAATTATCTGGGGGTCAACAGCAAAGAGTTTCAATTGCGAGAGCAATTGCTAAAAATCCTTCAATTTTGTTTTGTGATGAACCAACAGGGGCTTTGGATGAAGAAATGGGACGAAAAGTTTTAGAAATTTTGTTAGATATTAATAAAAAAGAAAAAACAACGATTGTTACTGTTACTCATAATCCTAATATTGCTCAGTTAGCAGATATTGTTATTCATGTGAGAAATGGTATTATTGATGAATTAAAAGTTAATAAAGGCCCTAAAAAACCTAAAGATATAAAATGAGCTTAA
- a CDS encoding ABC transporter permease — protein sequence MLLLFINGLRSINKKWVQFFGLIVLIFLSVTVFSGINQSNRELLRSFSILLDKGNSHHFSFYPLNQMTLQNREATINKFSEQFMEYKKNNVNKNFASNDVAMISFLITEHFQERFSYRLGVRSLYAKTTNYRNKDLNYTLVLADYYQHLIENNRNRKDMNKVIITEGRKPIASNEVIIFKQFAVANNLKIYDGKNINNPQFYLPGVGDVNNLAVTGLRIVGYGMTPDYVVPIGIMKSTITIPEFATQTFVYMQPFKFRQLAINKSLIQEHYYGQFNSGYEWNNIRKNEYLQLEKQFNELIGTKINYKAIASLETNDTVKPLFIQSRTNGVISTTFLFLILLIVFVIIIFLVKKDINDEKIHIGLLKAIGYRDWKISFSFLGVISFSSIVGSFLGYGASLFVQYLLSMVYINHIQLPLSYITFDWVIFLIVSLGPLLFLLMITYIFANVFLKKPPLVLLTPNISPQINGIKLFFLRLGSFAPFKFKVSFSLVIKSFSRVVVVIIAMISTTILLMFVFVTSTVVNDSINKSFSPINYHYNYFYDSSFLLQNDKKSFKYPFVKVEEINIKKTKLGLFDLLMLYGDNKLQLETIFKDYYLPAPLLDLIYSQLNGFISKIENSPVSEQEAIYDKLTMAINNLFSFKESVTVQQTQMVIKNWFILRELADLSKTTKTDNEGNIRKVITTNIGFDFVPYQEDNELPYLLLLGEAVSNNKALGSLMIHSVDFEHHKAFLKLEDENENNLYPLLEQKLANWNEVKDINEPIPLVINSVMATLHDLTVADYFVIEFKYNDTIQKVNFKIVGIADFYQNFYAYAPLDAMRFVFGLDNNSYNAKYSQQDSLEVQDWITLRTDGNNNLQGLKPLLNSLLDMSAVKQIALKYNNIIAIIIAIIIFFATTISVVILVMITNIVITENKKMIIVFQTLGYKIHEVSNIIMSAYIPTIIIAFLVGVPISIIILKELFIFVAKLTEFSLPVNWQWWHIIVGIAIELVVYLVSYFVGVFKLHQQSIVQKIKELQE from the coding sequence ATGTTGCTTCTCTTTATTAACGGATTACGATCAATTAATAAAAAATGAGTGCAGTTTTTTGGACTAATTGTGTTGATATTTTTATCAGTAACTGTTTTTTCTGGTATTAATCAATCTAATCGTGAGTTGTTAAGAAGTTTTAGTATTTTGCTAGATAAAGGTAATTCACACCATTTTTCTTTTTATCCGCTTAATCAAATGACTTTGCAAAATCGTGAAGCAACAATTAATAAATTTTCTGAACAATTTATGGAATATAAAAAAAATAATGTTAATAAGAATTTTGCTAGTAATGATGTAGCAATGATTTCATTTTTAATTACTGAACATTTTCAGGAAAGATTTTCTTATCGCTTAGGAGTGCGGAGCTTATACGCTAAAACTACTAATTATCGTAATAAAGATTTAAATTATACTTTAGTGTTAGCTGATTATTATCAGCATTTAATTGAAAATAATCGTAATCGCAAAGATATGAATAAAGTAATTATTACTGAGGGGCGAAAACCAATTGCTAGTAATGAAGTTATTATTTTTAAGCAGTTTGCTGTGGCAAATAATTTGAAAATTTATGATGGAAAAAATATTAATAATCCGCAATTTTATTTGCCAGGTGTTGGTGATGTTAATAATTTAGCAGTTACAGGATTACGAATTGTTGGTTATGGGATGACGCCTGATTATGTTGTTCCGATTGGAATTATGAAAAGTACGATAACAATTCCTGAGTTTGCTACGCAAACATTTGTTTATATGCAACCATTTAAATTTCGACAATTAGCTATTAATAAGTCATTAATTCAAGAGCATTATTATGGACAGTTTAATTCTGGTTATGAGTGGAATAATATTAGGAAGAATGAATATTTGCAGTTAGAAAAGCAATTTAATGAATTAATAGGGACAAAAATTAATTATAAAGCAATTGCTAGTTTAGAAACAAATGATACGGTAAAACCATTATTTATTCAGTCACGAACGAATGGTGTAATTTCAACAACATTTTTATTTTTAATTTTATTAATTGTTTTTGTAATTATTATTTTTCTTGTTAAAAAAGATATTAATGATGAAAAAATCCATATTGGATTGTTAAAAGCAATAGGATATCGTGATTGAAAAATTAGTTTTAGTTTTTTAGGAGTAATTAGTTTTTCAAGTATTGTGGGGTCGTTTTTAGGTTATGGAGCTAGTTTATTTGTGCAATATTTGTTATCAATGGTGTATATTAATCATATTCAGTTACCATTATCTTATATTACTTTTGATTGAGTAATTTTCTTAATTGTTTCGTTAGGACCGTTACTTTTTTTACTAATGATTACTTATATTTTTGCGAATGTATTTTTAAAAAAACCACCGTTAGTATTATTAACTCCTAATATTTCACCACAAATAAATGGTATTAAGTTGTTTTTTTTAAGATTAGGTTCATTTGCACCGTTTAAATTTAAAGTTTCATTTTCATTAGTTATTAAATCATTTAGTCGGGTTGTTGTTGTTATTATTGCAATGATTTCAACAACAATTCTGTTAATGTTTGTTTTTGTAACTTCAACAGTTGTTAATGATTCAATTAATAAGTCTTTTTCGCCGATAAATTATCATTATAATTATTTTTATGATAGTAGTTTTTTACTGCAAAATGATAAAAAATCTTTTAAGTATCCTTTTGTTAAAGTAGAAGAAATTAACATTAAAAAAACAAAACTTGGTTTGTTTGACTTATTAATGTTATATGGTGATAATAAATTACAATTAGAAACAATTTTTAAGGATTATTATCTTCCTGCTCCGTTATTAGATTTAATATATAGTCAATTAAATGGGTTTATTAGTAAAATTGAAAATAGTCCTGTTAGTGAACAAGAAGCAATATATGATAAATTAACAATGGCAATTAATAACTTATTTTCTTTTAAAGAAAGTGTTACCGTTCAGCAAACACAAATGGTTATTAAAAATTGATTTATTTTACGGGAATTAGCGGATCTTTCAAAAACAACTAAAACTGATAATGAGGGTAATATTAGAAAAGTAATTACAACAAATATTGGTTTTGATTTTGTTCCTTATCAAGAAGATAATGAGTTACCATATTTGTTGCTTCTTGGTGAAGCTGTTAGTAACAATAAAGCATTAGGAAGTTTGATGATTCATAGTGTTGATTTTGAACATCACAAAGCGTTTTTAAAATTAGAAGATGAGAATGAAAATAATTTGTATCCATTATTAGAACAAAAATTAGCCAATTGAAATGAAGTTAAAGATATTAATGAACCAATACCATTAGTAATTAATTCAGTAATGGCAACTTTGCATGATTTAACCGTTGCTGATTATTTTGTAATTGAGTTTAAATATAATGATACTATCCAAAAAGTAAATTTTAAAATTGTTGGGATTGCTGATTTTTATCAAAATTTTTATGCATATGCACCACTTGATGCGATGCGTTTTGTCTTTGGTTTGGATAATAATTCTTATAATGCTAAATATTCACAACAAGATAGTTTAGAGGTTCAAGATTGAATAACTTTAAGAACTGATGGTAATAATAATTTGCAAGGTTTAAAACCATTGTTAAATTCATTATTGGATATGAGTGCTGTTAAGCAAATTGCTTTGAAATATAACAATATAATTGCAATCATAATTGCAATTATAATATTTTTTGCAACGACAATTTCTGTGGTTATTTTAGTAATGATTACTAATATTGTTATTACTGAAAATAAGAAGATGATTATTGTTTTTCAAACTTTAGGTTATAAAATTCATGAAGTGTCAAATATTATTATGAGTGCCTATATTCCAACGATTATTATTGCATTTTTAGTTGGAGTGCCGATAAGTATTATTATTTTAAAAGAATTATTTATCTTTGTTGCGAAATTAACTGAATTTAGTTTACCGGTTAATTGACAGTGGTGACATATTATAGTAGGGATTGCTATTGAGTTAGTAGTATATTTGGTATCATATTTTGTTGGTGTTTTTAAACTTCATCAACAAAGTATTGTGCAAAAAATTAAGGAATTGCAAGAATAG
- a CDS encoding ABC transporter permease, which yields MKKRQWQGFNLGKLKNYYILKNAFKSVLRNKIQMIGLILLIVLTAVIFTLMYTTTQRINNSYENFITASNLHHFVVDLRNKNRIPGKEADETDVNIQKALVEKTAYMQWAMEKVRLANETNNNFVFAYREGRMVSRVIDNNVSLFKVIAYDIQNTIDKLVITEGRNIETEQEVVLSPEFANENKYRVGDIICLQSEQCDVNNPDNNALEIIGLGTSVDYMFPQLDLTTPIPNQAREGMAFVRPHQLGLFSPNNTQLIEKGIKWQYNKSVEKISLTSEVDREGYFVAQWGAGSEQNISLIQRQLQDYFLSNDGNNNFVFVANDANYAEYDFSGRVNTLKTILVAYQIMAIALLLMVLIIAGFVIALVTKKRVQNSRTQIGVLKSLGYSSFSIAQGFLVYPLIAAIIGGIIGYLVGIFLQIPIISVFNWYFTLPLGKFSFNWLSLLFSIGGTFLLLGLITIVASIWYIKGSPLKLLHPEENMGATILTRWFNYLNRGKRFTTRFRWAVFSKSIMKMLTVMITMVSVTLLLTFSITGPKALQDMRTATYKGINYESITEYETPIWNSMLSSYGVYNPEIKNNQQGIDGDLYSPKLMVEEKIKPNVKRYRPTLVELVKLSTLNYRLFDLNFYLNSILTKLEPTATLTPFKNITCMLAVDGWNDKTEAEQAKYAITDCIIIGTTKKSPYFVRSKLSSLELTLRKIEVSLAIDILQSGDLMNPTAEFTNGNPLTLQENNGFIDEMNVAATNDADYKNRYDVVLKIYEEIKKRLNNGQSASPSESDEQWNRYLNKVIIKLKAIANDWGGLTKTFNIQFGLTPYNPDEDELATYFKPNIETISRGNITYENKKMLKLKAYGIERSSKMNLLLDKDNNNLLETMYENHSLNAEIVPVVINQTIAKHLQINQGDILDINPNKQSLYSKTATADSKIVDLKKWHLKALSTGFQEVTNNDIAEEIGLYFSIGDVPSAMYQKITSGDVYIKTEDNQNQKMRVIGIQEGYGDPKMFLPKYDADVMLGYIEKGKSWELSEHYQKIKDIFQEVTHFVNDTSPEFKQRFPNMTYDEAVQAMFPLFNTKFSLNKNITDITDSISVAQMYGDFTQLTLNGMVTKDEISGDLVQKYIGLGQGAIAFAMPIATHQSVFDEIKGIADSILWAFMAISLLISFVTILITSNIIITENSRLIATMKVIGYSDYKINWLTLGMYLPVVFVAFVIGFPVAWVIMNQLVNYLALNSTWVMPFYFNWGLIFAVLVIILTIYAITFVVGWFILKRVNPIEALKIND from the coding sequence GTGAAAAAAAGGCAATGACAAGGTTTTAATCTTGGAAAACTCAAAAACTATTACATTCTTAAAAACGCTTTTAAATCAGTTTTAAGAAATAAGATTCAAATGATTGGGCTAATTCTTTTAATAGTGTTAACGGCAGTTATTTTTACTTTAATGTATACAACAACACAAAGAATTAATAATTCTTATGAGAATTTTATTACGGCATCTAATTTACATCATTTTGTTGTTGATTTAAGAAATAAAAATCGGATTCCGGGAAAAGAAGCTGATGAAACTGATGTTAATATTCAAAAGGCATTAGTTGAGAAAACTGCTTATATGCAATGAGCAATGGAAAAAGTCAGACTTGCTAATGAAACAAATAATAATTTTGTGTTTGCATATCGTGAAGGACGAATGGTTTCTCGTGTTATTGATAATAATGTAAGTTTGTTTAAAGTTATTGCTTATGATATTCAAAATACGATTGATAAATTGGTTATTACGGAAGGTCGCAATATTGAAACTGAGCAGGAAGTGGTGTTATCACCTGAATTTGCTAATGAAAATAAATATCGTGTTGGTGATATTATTTGTTTACAGTCAGAACAGTGTGATGTTAATAATCCTGATAATAATGCTTTAGAAATTATCGGACTAGGAACTTCTGTTGATTATATGTTTCCCCAACTTGATTTAACAACGCCAATTCCTAATCAAGCGCGTGAGGGGATGGCATTTGTTCGTCCTCACCAATTAGGACTTTTTAGTCCTAATAATACGCAATTAATTGAAAAAGGTATTAAATGACAATATAATAAAAGTGTTGAAAAAATTTCGTTAACTTCTGAAGTTGATCGTGAAGGATATTTTGTTGCTCAGTGAGGTGCTGGTAGTGAACAAAATATTTCCTTAATTCAAAGACAATTACAAGATTATTTTCTTAGTAATGATGGTAATAATAATTTTGTATTTGTGGCTAATGATGCTAATTATGCTGAATATGATTTTAGTGGTCGTGTTAATACGCTAAAAACAATTTTGGTTGCTTATCAAATTATGGCAATTGCTTTGCTATTAATGGTGCTTATCATTGCGGGATTTGTGATTGCATTAGTAACAAAAAAACGAGTTCAAAATTCTCGTACGCAAATTGGTGTTTTAAAAAGTTTAGGTTATTCTTCGTTTAGTATTGCCCAAGGGTTTTTAGTATATCCATTAATTGCTGCTATTATTGGGGGAATTATTGGATATTTAGTTGGTATTTTTTTACAAATTCCTATTATAAGTGTATTTAATTGATATTTTACGCTTCCATTAGGGAAATTTAGTTTTAATTGGCTATCATTATTATTTTCAATTGGTGGAACTTTTCTTTTATTAGGTTTAATAACAATTGTGGCCTCAATTTGATATATTAAAGGTAGTCCTTTGAAATTACTGCATCCCGAAGAAAATATGGGGGCAACGATTTTAACAAGATGATTTAATTATTTAAATCGTGGCAAACGATTTACAACGCGGTTTCGTTGAGCAGTTTTTTCAAAATCAATTATGAAAATGTTAACAGTAATGATTACAATGGTTTCAGTAACATTATTATTAACATTTTCCATTACGGGACCAAAAGCTTTACAAGATATGCGAACTGCAACTTATAAGGGAATTAATTATGAATCAATTACTGAATATGAAACTCCGATTTGAAATTCAATGCTTTCATCATATGGTGTTTATAATCCAGAAATTAAAAATAATCAACAAGGGATTGATGGTGATCTTTATTCACCAAAATTAATGGTTGAAGAGAAAATCAAGCCGAATGTAAAACGATATCGTCCGACATTGGTAGAATTAGTAAAACTCTCAACTTTAAATTATCGTCTTTTTGATTTAAATTTTTACCTTAATTCAATTTTAACGAAGTTAGAACCAACAGCGACATTAACACCGTTTAAAAATATTACTTGCATGCTGGCGGTTGATGGTTGGAATGATAAAACAGAAGCCGAGCAGGCAAAATATGCAATTACTGATTGTATCATTATTGGTACGACAAAAAAGTCGCCTTATTTTGTTCGTAGTAAGTTATCATCATTAGAATTAACTTTAAGAAAAATTGAAGTTAGTTTAGCAATTGATATTTTGCAATCGGGAGATTTAATGAATCCTACTGCAGAATTTACTAATGGTAATCCGTTAACTTTACAAGAAAATAATGGCTTTATTGATGAAATGAATGTTGCTGCTACTAATGATGCTGATTATAAAAACCGCTATGATGTGGTGTTAAAAATTTATGAGGAAATTAAAAAGCGACTTAATAATGGTCAAAGTGCTAGCCCAAGTGAAAGTGATGAACAATGAAATCGGTATTTAAATAAGGTAATAATAAAACTGAAAGCAATTGCTAATGATTGAGGAGGGCTTACTAAAACCTTTAATATTCAATTTGGATTGACGCCCTATAATCCTGATGAAGATGAGTTAGCAACTTATTTTAAGCCTAATATTGAAACAATTTCTCGTGGTAATATTACCTATGAAAATAAAAAAATGTTAAAGCTTAAAGCTTATGGTATTGAACGAAGTAGTAAAATGAATCTTTTGTTAGATAAAGATAATAATAATCTTTTAGAAACAATGTATGAAAATCATTCGCTTAATGCGGAAATTGTTCCTGTAGTTATTAATCAAACTATTGCTAAACATTTGCAAATTAATCAAGGTGACATTTTAGATATTAATCCTAATAAACAATCATTATATTCTAAAACTGCTACGGCTGATAGTAAAATTGTTGACCTGAAAAAATGACATTTAAAAGCATTAAGTACTGGTTTCCAAGAAGTGACAAATAATGATATTGCAGAAGAAATCGGATTGTATTTTTCAATCGGTGATGTTCCTTCAGCAATGTATCAGAAAATTACTAGTGGTGATGTTTATATTAAAACTGAAGATAATCAAAATCAAAAAATGCGCGTTATTGGTATCCAAGAGGGTTATGGTGATCCTAAAATGTTTTTACCTAAATATGATGCTGATGTGATGCTGGGTTATATTGAAAAAGGTAAAAGTTGAGAGCTTTCAGAACATTATCAGAAAATTAAAGATATATTTCAAGAAGTTACTCACTTTGTTAATGATACAAGCCCAGAATTTAAGCAAAGATTTCCTAATATGACTTATGATGAGGCTGTGCAGGCGATGTTTCCTTTGTTTAATACTAAATTTTCATTAAATAAAAATATTACTGATATTACTGATAGTATTAGTGTGGCGCAAATGTATGGTGATTTTACGCAGTTAACATTAAATGGTATGGTAACTAAGGATGAGATTTCTGGTGATTTAGTTCAAAAGTATATTGGATTAGGACAAGGAGCAATTGCTTTTGCAATGCCGATTGCAACACATCAATCGGTATTTGATGAAATTAAAGGGATTGCTGATTCAATATTATGGGCTTTTATGGCGATTTCTTTATTAATATCATTTGTGACAATTTTAATTACTTCTAATATAATTATTACCGAAAATAGTCGGTTAATTGCAACAATGAAAGTTATTGGTTATAGTGATTATAAAATTAATTGATTAACATTAGGAATGTATTTACCCGTTGTGTTTGTTGCCTTTGTTATTGGTTTTCCTGTGGCGTGGGTAATTATGAATCAGTTAGTTAATTATTTAGCATTGAATTCAACCTGAGTTATGCCATTTTACTTTAATTGAGGACTAATCTTTGCGGTTTTAGTGATTATTTTAACAATTTATGCGATTACATTTGTTGTTGGTTGATTTATTTTAAAACGCGTCAATCCAATTGAAGCTTTAAAAATAAATGATTAA
- a CDS encoding transposase family protein gives MKTQVIIEKDSKKIISSDFSYGKNHDFKILKDSKIKFLPETTVLVDLGYQGIQKINHNVLIPKRKSKKNPLNKEEKQNNERISKMRIVIENVFAILKKFKIISEKYRNRRKRFALRFNLIASIYNLQLLV, from the coding sequence ATAAAAACACAAGTTATAATTGAAAAAGATAGTAAAAAAATTATTAGTTCTGATTTTTCTTATGGTAAAAACCATGACTTTAAAATTTTAAAAGATTCAAAAATTAAATTTTTACCAGAAACAACTGTTTTAGTGGATTTAGGTTATCAAGGCATACAAAAAATTAATCATAATGTTTTAATTCCTAAAAGAAAATCAAAGAAAAACCCTTTAAATAAAGAAGAAAAGCAAAATAATGAGCGAATTTCAAAAATGAGAATTGTTATTGAAAATGTTTTTGCTATACTTAAAAAATTTAAAATTATTAGTGAAAAATATCGAAATCGTAGAAAAAGATTTGCTTTAAGATTTAATTTAATAGCTTCAATTTATAATTTACAACTATTAGTTTAA
- a CDS encoding transposase family protein: MKFKKNNQISDKNFLRLTGIKHTTFNKMLEILKIEELKKRFRRGRTNKLSLENRILMTLEYWREYRTYFHIAKSYDISESSCYRNIKWIEDTLIKHPNFQQLTGQKSLLKDYFKDKTVIIDVTESQIQRPKKDKNSTTQEKRKNTQ; encoded by the coding sequence ATGAAATTTAAAAAAAATAATCAAATAAGTGATAAAAATTTTTTAAGATTAACTGGTATTAAACATACTACTTTTAATAAAATGCTAGAAATTTTAAAAATAGAAGAATTAAAAAAGAGATTTCGTCGCGGAAGAACCAATAAATTATCATTAGAAAATCGTATTTTAATGACTTTAGAATATTGAAGAGAATATAGAACTTATTTTCATATTGCAAAAAGTTATGATATTAGTGAAAGTAGTTGTTATAGAAATATCAAATGAATTGAAGACACTTTAATAAAACACCCTAATTTTCAACAACTTACTGGTCAAAAATCACTATTAAAAGATTATTTCAAAGATAAGACTGTTATAATTGATGTAACTGAAAGCCAAATCCAACGCCCAAAAAAAGACAAAAACAGCACTACTCAGGAAAAAAGAAAAAACACACAATAA
- a CDS encoding IS1/IS1595 family N-terminal zinc-binding domain-containing protein, with product MKLIKNLERKVFKCPKCESYHCVKNGHNSEGKQKYLCKNCRASFDAFRNYFIYWSHLNYEQWNLLIQISLLGQSSKTISRFIKTTLKTAWYNRQKLMKSKQLENTQLKFKKLSGKIQIDETFIKEIHKGNFKYKTDPRRIHLDPSFATNTKCCIQMAIDNNNNIYVKSTNTKRLQKQWVIENMNKELINENSIITSDMQKLYFLVAKQTNSTLCVTKTTINPEASFVT from the coding sequence ATGAAATTGATCAAAAATTTAGAGCGCAAGGTATTTAAATGCCCTAAATGTGAATCTTACCATTGCGTTAAAAATGGACATAATTCAGAAGGAAAACAAAAATATTTATGTAAAAATTGCCGTGCAAGTTTTGACGCTTTTCGTAATTATTTTATTTATTGAAGTCATTTAAATTATGAACAATGAAATTTATTGATTCAAATTTCATTGCTGGGGCAATCTAGTAAAACAATTTCTCGTTTTATTAAAACTACATTAAAAACTGCTTGATATAATCGTCAAAAATTAATGAAATCAAAACAATTAGAAAATACCCAATTAAAATTTAAAAAATTATCTGGTAAAATCCAAATCGATGAAACATTTATTAAAGAAATCCATAAAGGAAATTTCAAATATAAAACTGATCCACGAAGAATTCACCTTGACCCATCATTCGCAACTAATACTAAATGCTGTATTCAAATGGCAATTGATAATAATAACAATATTTATGTTAAATCCACAAACACCAAACGTTTACAAAAACAATGAGTTATTGAAAATATGAACAAAGAATTAATTAACGAAAATTCAATTATTACTTCTGATATGCAAAAATTATATTTTTTAGTAGCAAAACAAACAAATTCTACTTTATGTGTAACTAAAACAACAATTAATCCTGAAGCTAGTTTCGTAACTTAA
- the nadE gene encoding NAD(+) synthase, with product MELQKYLDYLVQWLQEQVKLANAKGLIVGISGGIDSAVTIALIKKAMPDNHLAVFMPCYSSSNDEILVKKLVVTLDLKLQIINLESAYNELQNNFNWHDDLSPLQQKALANCKPRLRMTSLYALAQANEYLVVGTSNFDEWYTGYFTKYGDGACDILPLINLLKSQINTAAKLLNIPQEIINQPPSAGLWAGQTDEKEMGITYAELDNFLNGQEKLLNNNIVTKIKLMHKNTEHKRKLASIPKKFIFKN from the coding sequence ATGGAATTACAGAAATATTTAGATTATTTAGTTCAATGATTACAAGAACAAGTAAAATTAGCTAATGCTAAAGGATTAATTGTTGGTATATCTGGTGGCATTGATTCTGCCGTTACTATTGCTTTAATTAAAAAAGCAATGCCGGATAATCATTTAGCTGTTTTTATGCCTTGTTATTCATCAAGTAATGATGAAATTTTAGTAAAAAAATTGGTAGTGACATTAGATTTAAAATTACAAATTATTAATTTAGAGTCAGCTTATAACGAATTACAAAATAACTTTAATTGGCACGATGATTTATCACCATTACAACAAAAAGCATTAGCTAATTGTAAACCACGCTTACGAATGACTTCTTTATATGCCTTAGCACAAGCAAATGAATATTTAGTTGTAGGCACTAGTAACTTTGATGAATGATATACAGGTTATTTTACTAAATACGGTGATGGTGCTTGTGATATTTTACCATTAATTAATTTATTAAAAAGTCAAATAAATACGGCTGCTAAGTTATTAAATATTCCGCAAGAAATTATTAATCAGCCACCATCAGCAGGTTTATGAGCAGGGCAAACTGATGAAAAAGAGATGGGAATAACTTATGCTGAGTTAGATAACTTTTTAAACGGTCAAGAGAAATTGTTGAATAATAATATTGTTACTAAAATTAAGCTGATGCACAAAAATACTGAACATAAGCGGAAATTAGCAAGTATCCCTAAAAAATTTATTTTTAAAAATTAG